The sequence ATGGatgtgtgtatgaacatttgccTTTTTCAAATGTTGAGCTATCTGACATGGATAAAccaatacaatataacacaacaTGTTTTGCATGTGTGGGACCTAtataggtatacatgtacatgtatgtctatatcATAGGTTGATAGCATGATAGAAGAAGACTACATGAATTGATGCTACTTAAACATGGCATAACAAAATTCATGAGAGTTTGAGACCTTGGCACATTTATGACATAATTGGTGACTCTAAAATATCATTTGTACATGAAGTTATTTCACTTATATCTTGATGAAGAGAAGCTTATAACTTCCAATGGCATGGTTTTCATCAATAGAATTTCAATAGCCCTGTAGTGTTTTTAGTAGAAACAGTGATGACTTAGTGATAACATCTTAATCTATGCTTTCCACGACATACTTTTGCTGGGTTGCCAATCAATACATGGCAGCTCAACATACCTCATGCCATCATTCTATCAACTATTCAATGCAAAGGAGTTGACATGTTTACTCTGTTATTAGAGTGCCTGAAGGACCACACCCTGACAAGGGATTGGTAAGTAGAACTAGTCTCATCAGTATTCATTATGGACAAGTGTGTAGGACAGGAGAAGTGTGAGGACTGTCAGGTGATGTCGCTCCGTTTGGGTGGTCTGTGGATGTTCCTCTTGACACACTGTACCATCCACTCAATGCTCTCATTGATCCCAGTCCTGAGGGGAGGAAAGACACAACAGTTTGCATTTAACAAACGTCACACTGATTCTCAACATCATTAACGACATGTGGAGTCGTTTAACTTGTAGATCTAATCAGTTTGTACCATTTGCTTCACCTCATAGATTTTGTATATGATGACAACATACTTCCCAATGCTACTTTTCTCAGAAAAGGGTGAAGATATGCTCCAGCCTCAGGATAAACTTACTAGGGGCTATCACTTTTGACCATAACTTACATTAGTACATTCATTTTCAATGACAAACATTATTATAACTGCACTATTGCTCCAATCATTGAAATCCAGTTTATAACAGCTAGGATAACAGCATATGTTTTGGAGGCCCAACTCACCCTTGTAAAGCTGACACTGGTTGTACCAGGCAGTCCCGCTTGCCTATCCGAGGTGCACTCTcattgaaaacatcttttatgTCTGCAACTGTCATACAGTTCTGGAATGAGGAAATACAGTGATGAAGTACAGTTTCTCCCTGTTACAAGTTACTACAGAGAGAAAAGATATTGAAACCCTCCTggtttattttcatggttttcttTGTGACCTCATAAACTGCAAATATGTATTTCTGATATATCACTACTGTATGCAGAATTGGTATACCCACAACTTAAAACatagcaaaaacctccttttcttTCCCACCACGAAATAAAACAACCTCAAATttgaatgtatttacagtaacatcACCCCTCTCTTACCTCAATATCTTGTTTGTTGCCCACTACCAGGAGTGGTACACCTTCCAATGATTCACTTCCAAGCATCTTGTctgaaaagacacaaaaaataTCTCTCAAACCAAGTTCTACCCTTAAGTAAAGGTCGAATTTGAAAAAGTCAGTAATTCACAGAAAGGAAGGACTTGCACGAGGAGATCTTACCGAAGGCGAGTTTTGACTCCGGTAACCTTTCCCTGTCGTCAGAGTCTATCATGTAAATGACACCATGTGACTCTGCATAGTACTGCAGGAAAAGAACACAAGACATGAACGAAGTGTTCTGCATCTCCATTTACTCCTTGCCAAAATGGTGTCACCTTCAACAACACTTATCAATGACAGTAGGGGTACATTATTGTTGGTGTGCAATAGCCTAAACCAATCAGTACAGAAGTGAGGTACTCAGTAACAGGCTAGCCCttgatactagtacatgtaatagcttGTCAGGTGGCCTTGGCTGCATGtcattcaccccccccccccaaaaaaaaactggaaaatgaaaataaaaataagcaTGAGAAAGTCTTCAGTCAGGATATCCTTCGTTTCTCAGAAATATCTGAtccttttgaaacagtcaacatTGTTGCTGCAGGTCCTGAGATAAAGTTACTCCTACCTTATCCCAGAGGGACTGCAGCTCCTCTTGGCCACCCAGATCCCAGAACATCAGCCGGACTGAACCCACATCAATCTTCCCAACTGTAAGTGTAAGAGAGATGACACAAAAACAAGTGGTTATAATCCCTTTTCTACTAGAGGCTACAGCTGCTGAGAGACTGCTGagcaaccaaagatttgacagatttcTCACCTAATttcatagatttaaaaaaaatcattttacattttgtgtgtttcgttgtcttttaaatcatacttctaCACCTTGCATCCTATTCTGATTATGGAATCAAGAGTTACACCAaaccaattttggtcgctgtacagtTGCTCAGGGTCTAATGGAAAGGGGCCTTAGTTGCAATGGCTAAGCTAACTGGCTTTAGGCTAAGCTTCTTGAATTTCTCTTAAATCCCTCTTTCTGCACTGCAATCTGCAATAGAGAACGTAATAATTTACAGCCATAGTACTAGTATTAATTTAGGTTCAAGTGTACCATAAGAAATACTTGGACTAGTTTGGTACTTTTTGATATATTAACTTAAAAATCTGGCATCATCATACAAACCATTGAGTCCCACAGTGCTTGTGATCTTGTTCAGGTTCATGCCTTTGTAGTTTCTTGTGAACTGGATCTTGGTTTGCTCCAGAAATGtctgaagaaaagaaagaaaaaaacatctaACCTGACCTCATCAAGACCATTTGTCGAGCATAATACAGTGTGTCAAAATCCCTCACACATAACTAGTGACTTTCATTGAAACATGTGGAACCTCGGTAGtcggtacacacacacaaatacaggcTCATGAAATGTGAAGACATCTAGACATAACGCTACAACGTTAGTAATttctggaaataaaaaaaacttttctgttTGGTCACTTTAGTGTCATAACTAACTTACTATGCTACACTAAAATGTACTAAGCTATGAACTGAAGCAGGAGGCAAACATCCATCACCATGTTTTGTGAACTTACTGTCTTTCCTGCATTATCTAGTCCCAAGATGAGGATACAGTACTCATCCCTCTGGAACAGGTACTTCCACAGGCCGTGCAACAATGTGAACATGATGCCTGGAATAACAAAGTAATGGTTACACCAGGACGGTGCTCACAATGATGTTGAGATTCACATGAATTAAAACATCATTCAGTGGCCTATACCAGCGAtcgctgtttttgtttacatacgGGGTATTGCCTACCGTGACGTCAACAGATTAGATAACTAATCAATATTCAAATTATTGATTAATatgtaaattgatattttgtctACCTCCTGCTTTTTGCCTGCCAGTGCATCACCGCAACATCATTGCAATCGCTTGTATTCGATACAACACTCTTTGGCTACATGTTTTTAAACATGTAACTTGTTCAAGTTGTTGTATTCAATGTCTAAATAGCAATATGATTGCATGATTTTAGAGAAAACACTTTTTATAAATTATAGATCTTTGTATACTTATTGAGGTTAGAACCTGTAATTATGTGTGCAGTATTTTAGCAAAATCAACGCAATTCAGTTGTTTATACTTTATGTACTGTAGATCTACAATGTGCTTCTGACAGTTAAACAGATGGCGAAAATGGACATCACATCCAGTGCTGTAGAGTCGATttcacattaccgagagggtgtttgttgccttttgttctaacatttgtaaaacctttgtaacaatctaagggagataagtgactcttcagaacaatttccaacattcatgtgatgttctaaatagtttctgctgtgttccaagatgttagacaaatttctaacattgcacatgttatttgtattattttcgaaactgttggaaaataggttgatcatttgttcctacatgttccaacatcataacaacatggtataactgggtcagtgggatgggaacagggcaattcacacatcccttcaaagtataggggattaggcctgggtgccatgcatagacacctgaagacaaaagtccagacgtgaaatctaaaaatatacagaggcagacaatagagtgtgattagcacctacttttatgggggcaataacccaaatctaccatttgaaaaatgattcaaattgttccaacatgttc comes from Branchiostoma lanceolatum isolate klBraLanc5 chromosome 2, klBraLanc5.hap2, whole genome shotgun sequence and encodes:
- the LOC136427758 gene encoding ADP-ribosylation factor-related protein 1-like — translated: MFTLLHGLWKYLFQRDEYCILILGLDNAGKTTFLEQTKIQFTRNYKGMNLNKITSTVGLNVGKIDVGSVRLMFWDLGGQEELQSLWDKYYAESHGVIYMIDSDDRERLPESKLAFDKMLGSESLEGVPLLVVGNKQDIENCMTVADIKDVFNESAPRIGKRDCLVQPVSALQGTGINESIEWMVQCVKRNIHRPPKRSDIT